From Actinomyces slackii, a single genomic window includes:
- a CDS encoding flavodoxin domain-containing protein: protein MKLLLTSSSRHGSTDEVAAVIAERLRSAEIDVDTAQPEDVESVDGYDAFILGSAVYMTKWTNAAVAFTERFREALSAKPVWAFSVGLSGLPKGKMADPQRIGPVLLALEPEDHITFAGRFDPDRLSLRERSIAKLGGAAEGDFRDWDQVREWADAIVTSLRDRPL from the coding sequence ATGAAGCTCCTTCTCACCTCCTCCTCCCGCCACGGCTCCACCGACGAGGTCGCCGCGGTGATCGCCGAGCGCCTGCGCTCGGCCGAGATCGACGTCGACACCGCGCAGCCCGAGGATGTCGAATCAGTGGATGGCTATGACGCCTTCATCCTGGGCAGCGCCGTCTACATGACCAAGTGGACCAATGCGGCAGTCGCCTTCACCGAGCGCTTCCGCGAGGCGCTGTCCGCCAAGCCTGTCTGGGCCTTCTCCGTGGGGCTCTCGGGCCTGCCCAAGGGCAAGATGGCCGATCCTCAGCGCATCGGCCCGGTTCTGCTGGCCCTGGAGCCGGAGGACCACATCACCTTCGCCGGGCGCTTCGACCCTGACCGGCTCAGCCTGCGCGAGCGCTCCATCGCCAAGCTGGGTGGTGCCGCCGAGGGCGACTTCCGCGATTGGGACCAGGTACGCGAGTGGGCTGACGCGATCGTCACCTCCTTGCGGGACCGGCCGCTGTGA
- the argJ gene encoding bifunctional glutamate N-acetyltransferase/amino-acid acetyltransferase ArgJ, with amino-acid sequence MSVTAAKGFRAAGVTAGLKASGKPDVALVVNDGPMRTAAGVFTTNRVVAAPVVWSRRQLQASGGQARAVILNSGSANACTGQQGADDAASTAQHVASLLECRAQEVLVCSTGVIGEPLDMPRLLEGAGAAASALATTAEAAGQAAAAIMTTDTVSKENALSVGQGEQRWSIGGMIKGVGMLAPGMATMLAVITTDAVVEPDAAREALMRATSRTVNRINSDGCMSTNDTVLLLASGASGVSPGAQDLEAALQEVMARLGRRLVADAEGATHDIAITVTGAVSEEAAEAAARAVSASNLLKCAVAGGDPNWGRVLSQLGTVPEEVCPFDPDQVDVAINGVTIFRHGGLGEDRSGVDMTPRETRIDIALSAGQASATVWTNDLTHGYVTINADYTT; translated from the coding sequence ATGAGCGTGACCGCAGCCAAGGGATTCAGGGCCGCAGGGGTGACCGCGGGGCTCAAGGCCTCCGGCAAGCCGGATGTCGCCCTGGTCGTCAACGACGGCCCCATGCGCACAGCCGCCGGCGTCTTCACCACCAACCGCGTGGTGGCCGCCCCCGTGGTCTGGTCGCGACGTCAGCTTCAGGCCTCCGGGGGCCAGGCCCGCGCCGTCATCCTCAACTCCGGATCCGCCAACGCCTGCACCGGCCAGCAGGGGGCCGACGACGCCGCCTCCACCGCCCAGCACGTCGCCTCGCTCCTGGAGTGCCGGGCCCAGGAGGTGCTCGTGTGCTCCACCGGCGTGATCGGTGAGCCCCTGGACATGCCCCGCCTCCTGGAGGGGGCCGGGGCCGCCGCCTCGGCGCTGGCCACCACCGCCGAGGCCGCCGGCCAGGCAGCGGCCGCCATCATGACCACCGACACCGTCTCCAAGGAGAACGCCCTGAGCGTGGGCCAGGGGGAGCAGCGGTGGAGCATCGGCGGAATGATCAAGGGCGTGGGGATGCTCGCACCGGGCATGGCCACCATGCTCGCGGTCATCACCACCGACGCCGTCGTCGAGCCCGACGCCGCCCGTGAGGCGCTCATGCGGGCCACCTCACGCACCGTCAACAGGATCAACTCCGACGGCTGCATGTCCACCAACGACACCGTCCTCCTGCTGGCCTCCGGCGCCTCCGGGGTGAGCCCCGGCGCCCAGGACCTGGAGGCGGCCCTTCAGGAGGTCATGGCTCGCCTGGGCCGCAGGCTCGTGGCCGACGCCGAGGGCGCCACCCATGACATCGCCATCACCGTGACCGGGGCGGTCAGCGAGGAGGCGGCGGAGGCGGCCGCCCGTGCCGTCAGCGCCTCCAACCTCCTCAAATGCGCCGTCGCCGGCGGGGACCCCAACTGGGGCCGGGTCCTGTCACAGTTGGGGACAGTGCCCGAGGAGGTCTGCCCCTTCGATCCCGACCAGGTCGATGTGGCCATCAACGGGGTGACGATCTTCCGGCACGGAGGCCTGGGGGAGGACCGATCCGGGGTGGACATGACCCCGCGCGAGACCCGCATCGACATCGCCCTGAGCGCCGGCCAGGCCAGCGCCACGGTGTGGACCAATGACCTGACCCACGGATACGTCACCATCAACGCGGACTACACGACATGA
- the argC gene encoding N-acetyl-gamma-glutamyl-phosphate reductase, translated as MTWTAAVAGATGYAGGEALRLLAAHPQIEIGALTAASSAGTQLGQHHPHLASLAGRTVEPTEAVRLARHDVVILALPHGASGEVTAAIEAEARAAGTDPLLIDCGADHRLTDPQAWAAFYGSDYAGAWSYGMPELLHAGERTASAQRAELAATRRIAVPGCNVTAVTLAAQPGIAAGLLDTSPDAPAITAVLAVGYSGAGKSLKPHLTAAEALGSAQPYAVGGTHRHIPEITQNLLVAGAGSGAGRLAFTPVLVPMSRGILATVTAPVTSAVHDSDDPTAMLRQAWAQAYGGPGEDGEALIHLLPQGTWPTTGAVAGSGLATVQVAYDPVARAATMLCAIDNLGKGTASAALQSLNLALGIPETTGVITEGVAP; from the coding sequence ATGACGTGGACTGCAGCTGTTGCCGGAGCCACCGGCTACGCCGGAGGCGAGGCCCTGCGGCTCCTGGCCGCACACCCTCAGATCGAGATCGGCGCGCTGACCGCCGCCTCCTCGGCGGGCACGCAGCTGGGACAGCACCACCCCCACCTCGCCTCACTGGCCGGGCGCACCGTCGAGCCCACCGAGGCCGTCCGCCTGGCACGCCATGACGTCGTCATCCTGGCCCTGCCCCACGGCGCCTCCGGTGAGGTCACGGCGGCCATCGAGGCCGAGGCCAGGGCAGCCGGCACCGACCCTCTGCTCATCGACTGCGGCGCTGACCACCGCCTGACCGACCCTCAGGCCTGGGCGGCCTTCTACGGATCGGACTACGCCGGAGCCTGGAGCTACGGCATGCCCGAGCTCCTCCATGCCGGTGAGCGCACGGCCAGCGCCCAGAGGGCCGAGCTGGCCGCCACCCGGCGCATCGCCGTCCCCGGCTGCAATGTCACCGCGGTGACCCTCGCCGCCCAGCCCGGCATCGCCGCAGGACTTCTCGACACCTCCCCGGATGCCCCTGCCATCACCGCGGTCCTGGCCGTCGGCTACTCCGGGGCCGGCAAGTCCCTCAAGCCCCATCTGACCGCCGCCGAGGCCCTGGGCTCGGCCCAGCCCTACGCCGTGGGCGGCACCCACCGCCACATCCCCGAGATCACCCAGAACCTCCTGGTCGCCGGAGCCGGATCGGGGGCCGGGCGACTGGCCTTCACCCCCGTGCTGGTCCCCATGAGCCGGGGCATCCTGGCCACGGTCACCGCACCGGTGACCAGCGCCGTCCATGACAGCGACGACCCCACCGCCATGCTGCGCCAGGCCTGGGCCCAGGCCTACGGCGGGCCGGGCGAGGACGGCGAGGCCCTCATCCACCTCCTACCGCAGGGGACCTGGCCCACCACCGGCGCCGTCGCCGGCAGCGGTCTTGCCACCGTCCAGGTCGCCTACGACCCGGTTGCCAGGGCGGCCACCATGCTGTGCGCCATCGACAACCTGGGCAAGGGCACCGCCTCGGCGGCGCTGCAGTCCCTCAACCTGGCGCTGGGAATCCCCGAGACCACCGGCGTCATCACCGAAGGAGTCGCACCATGA